Proteins encoded together in one Telopea speciosissima isolate NSW1024214 ecotype Mountain lineage chromosome 6, Tspe_v1, whole genome shotgun sequence window:
- the LOC122665055 gene encoding uncharacterized protein LOC122665055, producing the protein MDPKTDKLVRISTVVATITASYFLLTADYGPEPNVLDPIKKSLKSAERSMNRFFFGSEKEFEDKHNSNSAKEQKP; encoded by the exons ATGGATCCCAAAACCGACAAGCTGGTGAGAATATCTACAGTGGTTGCCACTATAactgcttcctattttctcctCACTGCGGATTACGGTCCTGAACCAAACGTTCTCGATCCT ATCAAGAAGTCATTAAAATCAGCAGAACGTTCCATGAATAGGTTTTTCTTCGGCTCGGAGAAGGAATTTGAAGACAAACACAACTCCAATTCCGCAAAGGAACAGAAGCCATAG